The following are encoded together in the Vicinamibacteria bacterium genome:
- a CDS encoding formate--tetrahydrofolate ligase, with protein LVVLTGDIMRMPGLPRRPRAEDIDLVEGQIEGLQ; from the coding sequence TCTCGTGGTCCTCACCGGAGACATCATGCGGATGCCCGGCCTTCCGCGACGGCCCCGAGCCGAGGACATCGATCTCGTCGAAGGCCAGATCGAGGGACTCCAATAG